From a single Nicotiana tomentosiformis chromosome 2, ASM39032v3, whole genome shotgun sequence genomic region:
- the LOC138905666 gene encoding uncharacterized protein: protein MGFNFTAVYGLHTLENRRCLWRDLDGINIVQQGLWLIMGDYNTIRPGEDRPIGNPVQELEIRNFNSFIDDTALVEMRTSGRNFTWTNGHTCSKIDRALVNVEWMLQMTCLEVWVMDPRCFDHSPLNITFEDNEDKVPKPFKFLNHLAEHKDFLSIVSGAWQGSNEDSTMKDVWKRLKKVKQGMKDLKNAEYSAVGDKIKQCRKQLCEL, encoded by the coding sequence ATGGGATTCAATTTTACTGCAGTTTATGGCCTGCATACATTGGAAAATAGGAGATGTTTATGGAGAGACTTAGATGGTATAAATATTGTGCAACAGGGCCTATGGCTAATCATGGGAGACTACAATACCATCAGGCCAGGGGAGGATAGGCCAATTGGGAACCCTGTACAAGAACTGGAGATTAGAAATTTCAACAGTTTCATTGATGATACTGCTTTGGTAGAAATGAGGACCAGTGGGAGGAATTTCACATGGACAAATGGGCACACATGCAGCAAAATAGACAGAGCTTTGGTGAATGTTGAGTGGATGCTGCAAATGACATGCCTGGAAGTATGGGTAATGGATCCAAGATGTTTTGATCACTCACCTCTGAATATTACATTCGAAGATAATGAAGATAAAGTTCCCAAACCTTTCAAGTTTCTAAATCATCTAGCAGAACACAAAGACTTCCTATCCATAGTTAGTGGAGCATGGCAAGGGAGTAATGAAGACAGTACTATGAAAGATGTATGGAAAAGATTGAAAAAAGTGAAACAAGGTATGAAAGATCTTAAAAATGCAGAGTACAGTGCAGTAGGAGACAAGATTAAACAATGTAGGAAACAACTGTGTGAACTGTAG